A single window of Martelella sp. NC20 DNA harbors:
- the pcsA gene encoding phosphatidylcholine synthase, which yields MGLFSQRKVPYAEIRAFSVHILTASGSFLAFLGVVAAAEGRFVSMFWWLGLALLVDGIDGPIARRLRVSEVLPSWSGVMLDNIIDYVTYVLLPAFALYQSHMIGEPLSFVAAALIVVSSAIYYADSGMKTAENFFSGFPVVWNMVVFSFFVIQPSSLVAMAIVLVSVGLTFAPIQFLHPVRVKRLRPLNLTVFGIWCATGFYALIASFDAPKVIEGLFLASGIYLYVIGAVLQFLPKLGARAAETRAEF from the coding sequence ATGGGATTGTTCAGTCAGCGAAAAGTGCCATATGCGGAAATCCGGGCGTTCTCCGTCCACATACTGACTGCGTCCGGCTCGTTCCTGGCGTTTCTCGGTGTCGTGGCCGCCGCCGAGGGACGATTCGTCTCGATGTTCTGGTGGCTCGGTCTGGCGCTGCTGGTCGACGGCATCGACGGACCGATCGCGCGGCGTCTGAGGGTCAGTGAGGTGCTGCCGAGCTGGTCCGGCGTGATGCTCGACAACATCATCGACTATGTCACCTACGTCCTGCTTCCGGCGTTCGCGCTTTACCAGTCGCACATGATCGGCGAGCCGCTGTCCTTCGTCGCCGCCGCGCTGATCGTGGTCTCCAGCGCGATCTATTATGCCGACAGCGGCATGAAGACCGCCGAGAACTTCTTTTCGGGCTTTCCGGTGGTCTGGAACATGGTGGTGTTCTCCTTTTTCGTGATCCAGCCCTCCTCGCTGGTGGCGATGGCGATCGTTCTTGTCTCGGTTGGGCTTACCTTCGCGCCGATCCAGTTCCTGCATCCCGTCCGCGTCAAGCGCCTCAGGCCGCTCAACCTGACGGTCTTCGGGATCTGGTGCGCGACCGGGTTTTACGCGCTGATCGCCTCCTTCGATGCGCCGAAAGTGATCGAAGGACTGTTCCTTGCCAGCGGCATCTATCTCTATGTCATCGGCGCGGTGTTGCAGTTCCTTCCCAAGCTGGGCGCGAGAGCCGCGGAAACGCGCGCCGAATTCTGA
- a CDS encoding ABC transporter ATP-binding protein yields the protein MDEIEQPAGHPLLAVSGLTKYFGTFAACNGIDLEIAKGEIHALLGENGAGKSTLVKMLFGVLEPSAGQIVWQGEPVRIEAPAHARKLGIGMVFQHFSLFEALTVAENIALSLDPGISLAQISEESRRLSVEYGLPLDPRAHVADLSVGERQRIEIVRALLQNPSLIILDEPTSVLTPQEADRLFETLNKLRAEGRSVLYISHRLEEVQRICDKATVLRHGKVTGACKPSEETAASLARMMVGGDVSEIKRPEAMTTGRVLLEAKGLNAPSRTPFATALKDIYLAVKAGEVLAIAGVAGNGQSELFDALSGEYPVTDGQSVLIDGKPVGSKGINFRRALGAAFVPEERHGHAAVTSMPLSENLVLARNEAEAGTFLAGGPLKMIRRAVARARTGDISKFMDVRKSGEDPVAGSLSGGNLQKFIVGRELDRKPKVIIVNQPTWGVDAGAAAHIRQALVDLARAGSAVLVISQDLDEIFEIATRIAVISEGRLSDSYPSETMTLERIGLLMGGVHGEETADAH from the coding sequence TTGGACGAAATAGAGCAACCGGCGGGTCACCCGCTGCTGGCGGTTTCCGGTCTGACGAAGTATTTCGGCACGTTCGCCGCTTGCAACGGCATCGACCTCGAAATCGCCAAGGGTGAAATCCATGCGCTGCTGGGTGAAAACGGCGCGGGCAAATCCACACTGGTGAAAATGCTGTTCGGCGTGCTGGAACCATCGGCGGGCCAGATCGTCTGGCAGGGCGAGCCGGTGCGCATCGAAGCGCCGGCGCATGCCCGCAAGCTCGGCATCGGCATGGTTTTCCAGCATTTCTCGCTGTTCGAGGCGCTGACGGTGGCGGAAAACATCGCGCTGTCGCTCGATCCCGGCATTTCGCTTGCGCAGATTTCCGAGGAATCGCGCCGGCTTTCGGTGGAATACGGCCTGCCGCTCGATCCGCGCGCCCATGTCGCCGATCTGTCCGTCGGCGAGCGCCAGCGCATCGAGATCGTGCGGGCGCTGCTGCAGAACCCCAGCCTTATCATTCTGGACGAGCCGACCTCGGTGCTGACGCCGCAGGAGGCCGACCGGCTGTTCGAGACGCTGAACAAGCTCAGAGCCGAAGGCCGCTCGGTGCTCTACATCTCCCACCGGCTGGAAGAGGTGCAGAGGATCTGCGACAAGGCCACCGTGCTGCGCCACGGCAAGGTTACCGGCGCTTGCAAGCCGAGCGAGGAAACCGCGGCATCGCTGGCGCGCATGATGGTTGGCGGCGATGTTTCCGAAATAAAACGGCCCGAGGCGATGACCACGGGCAGGGTGCTGCTTGAAGCCAAGGGGCTGAACGCGCCGTCCCGCACGCCATTCGCCACCGCGCTGAAGGATATCTATCTCGCGGTCAAGGCCGGCGAGGTGCTGGCGATCGCGGGCGTTGCCGGCAACGGCCAGTCCGAATTGTTCGATGCGCTGTCGGGCGAATACCCGGTGACCGACGGCCAGAGCGTTCTGATCGACGGCAAGCCGGTCGGCTCGAAGGGCATCAATTTCCGCCGGGCGCTGGGCGCCGCCTTCGTGCCGGAGGAGCGCCACGGCCATGCCGCCGTCACCAGCATGCCGCTTTCCGAAAACCTCGTGCTCGCCCGCAATGAGGCGGAGGCCGGCACGTTTCTGGCGGGCGGTCCGCTGAAAATGATCCGCCGCGCCGTGGCGCGCGCCCGCACCGGCGACATTTCAAAGTTCATGGATGTCCGCAAGAGCGGCGAGGACCCGGTAGCCGGCTCGCTTTCGGGCGGCAATCTGCAGAAATTCATTGTCGGCCGCGAGCTGGACCGCAAGCCCAAGGTCATCATCGTGAACCAGCCGACCTGGGGCGTGGATGCGGGTGCCGCCGCCCATATCCGCCAGGCCCTGGTCGATCTCGCCCGCGCGGGCTCGGCGGTTCTGGTGATCTCGCAGGATCTCGACGAGATCTTCGAGATCGCAACCCGGATCGCCGTGATTTCCGAGGGCAGGCTTTCCGACAGCTATCCGTCCGAAACCATGACGCTGGAGCGGATCGGCCTGCTCATGGGCGGGGTTCACGGCGAGGAGACCGCAGATGCGCATTGA
- a CDS encoding UbiH/UbiF family hydroxylase: MAEHEISVIGGGPAGMITALALARAGRRVALVAPVQSGGDHRTTALMDHSISFIGRLGLWQDIKAEAAPLKTMRIIDGTGRLLRAPTVSFRSAEIDLEAFGYNIPNSVLVAKLSEAVESEANITRFRETASDIDIGKDAVTITLASGESFESELVVGADGRKSKVRESAGIGTRQWTYKQSAVVLNFEHSLPHGDISTEFHTRGGPFTQVPLPDANHSSLVWVMTSGEAEAMVAKTPEEIAAAIEERMQSLLGAVKIDGPVQKWPLSSLVANRFGKGRMALVGEAAHAFPPIGAQGLNLSLRDIMRLARMLDGIDGSDISSRTGERYDFLRKSDVWSRTASVDLLNRSLLADFLPAQLARSAGLYVLSAVPPLRQLAMREGVQPMRGIRALFAN; the protein is encoded by the coding sequence ATGGCGGAGCACGAAATTTCGGTGATCGGCGGCGGACCTGCCGGCATGATCACGGCGCTGGCACTGGCGCGGGCCGGCCGCAGGGTGGCGTTGGTGGCGCCGGTCCAGAGCGGCGGCGACCACCGCACCACCGCGCTCATGGACCACTCCATCTCCTTTATCGGCCGACTTGGCCTCTGGCAGGACATCAAGGCGGAAGCGGCCCCGTTGAAAACTATGCGGATCATCGATGGCACCGGCCGCCTGCTGCGCGCGCCAACCGTAAGCTTCCGCTCCGCCGAGATCGATCTCGAAGCCTTCGGCTACAATATCCCCAACAGCGTGCTGGTGGCCAAGCTTTCTGAAGCCGTTGAAAGCGAAGCCAACATCACCCGGTTCCGGGAGACCGCGAGCGATATCGACATCGGCAAGGACGCGGTCACGATCACGCTCGCCTCGGGCGAAAGCTTTGAATCCGAGCTTGTCGTCGGCGCCGATGGCCGCAAATCCAAGGTGCGCGAGAGCGCCGGCATCGGCACCCGCCAGTGGACCTACAAACAATCCGCCGTCGTCCTGAATTTCGAACACAGCCTGCCGCATGGCGATATCTCGACCGAATTCCACACCCGTGGCGGTCCCTTTACGCAAGTGCCGCTGCCCGATGCCAATCACTCCAGCCTCGTCTGGGTCATGACTTCTGGCGAGGCGGAAGCCATGGTCGCAAAAACGCCGGAGGAAATCGCCGCGGCGATCGAGGAGCGGATGCAATCTTTGCTGGGCGCGGTGAAAATCGACGGCCCCGTGCAGAAATGGCCATTGTCCTCGCTCGTCGCCAATCGTTTCGGCAAGGGCCGGATGGCGCTGGTCGGCGAGGCCGCGCATGCCTTTCCGCCGATCGGCGCGCAGGGTCTGAACCTCAGCCTACGCGATATCATGCGGCTTGCCCGCATGCTGGACGGTATCGACGGCTCCGATATCTCATCGCGCACCGGCGAGCGCTACGATTTCCTGCGCAAATCCGACGTCTGGAGCCGCACGGCAAGCGTGGACCTCCTGAACCGATCGCTGCTGGCCGATTTCCTGCCGGCGCAGCTTGCGCGCTCGGCCGGGCTCTACGTGCTCTCCGCCGTGCCGCCGCTGCGCCAGTTGGCCATGCGCGAAGGCGTGCAGCCGATGCGCGGCATCAGGGCGCTGTTTGCGAACTGA
- a CDS encoding RibD family protein has product MSDELWRQLLGLRRGIADAAPPQGAAGELYGPIAGAAGQFVLAQVGQSLDGRVATPSGDARDISGADGLAHLHRCRALVDAVIVGENTVSCDNPRLSVRLVDGPDPVRVVIDCHARLSGSESLFHDGGAQVIVFQSAEARRNLLPNAEVIRLAPTGNGLGPGEMLAALSGLGLCRVLVEGGARTIARFIDAGAIDRLHVAVSPIIIGSGPSGISLPPVERLSGALRPDARIYSLGSDILFDCLLRPAGR; this is encoded by the coding sequence ATGAGCGATGAGTTATGGAGGCAACTCCTTGGCCTGCGGCGGGGCATTGCCGATGCCGCGCCGCCGCAAGGCGCCGCCGGTGAGCTTTACGGACCGATTGCCGGCGCTGCCGGCCAGTTCGTCCTGGCTCAGGTCGGCCAATCGCTCGACGGAAGGGTGGCGACGCCATCGGGCGACGCGCGCGATATTTCCGGGGCGGACGGATTGGCGCATCTGCATCGATGTCGCGCCCTGGTCGACGCCGTCATTGTTGGCGAAAACACGGTAAGCTGCGATAACCCGCGCCTTTCCGTGCGCCTCGTCGACGGGCCCGACCCGGTGCGCGTGGTCATCGATTGCCATGCGCGGCTTTCCGGTTCCGAAAGCCTGTTCCATGACGGCGGCGCTCAGGTGATCGTTTTCCAGAGCGCCGAGGCCCGCCGGAACCTGCTGCCGAATGCTGAAGTCATTCGCCTTGCCCCAACCGGAAACGGCCTCGGGCCGGGCGAGATGCTGGCGGCGCTTTCGGGGCTCGGACTTTGCCGCGTTCTTGTCGAGGGCGGCGCGCGAACGATTGCCCGCTTCATCGATGCCGGAGCGATCGACCGGCTTCATGTCGCCGTTTCACCGATCATCATCGGCTCGGGCCCCAGCGGCATCAGCCTGCCCCCGGTCGAGCGCCTCTCCGGCGCGCTCCGGCCGGACGCGCGGATCTACAGCCTCGGCAGCGATATCCTGTTCGATTGCCTTCTCAGGCCGGCAGGGCGATGA